GAGAAAAACCCGAGGGCACTTGGCCCAATTAGCCGCAAAGGCCGGCCCCCCTGCGCCTGCCTCCCTCCCCTGTTCATGGGGGGTTGGCGTGGCGGTCATCGCCATGGCCACTGGCGCCGTGGCGGCCATCCGCCGGTGAAACCCCGCCTACAAATAGGACCGGCGCCCCTCCCTCGGCTAACCCTAGCCCTACCTCGCCCCTCCTCTCGCTCTCTTCCCCGCGGCGCATAGGAGCTGCCTCTCCGCCCTGACGCCTTGCTCGTCGGTCGCCCGAGGACGCCGAGCCGACCATCGCGCTCCGCCGCGGCCACCGGCCGGTCCTCGCCTCGCCGCCGTGTTGTAGAGCCTCTCGGTCGTCTGCCATGCCGCCTGGTGCCAGAAGTTGGAGCCGGGGAGCTCTACAGCGCCGGATCCCCTTCGTCAtcttcctcgggtcgccgccgtcgccttcgactccggccaccgccctgCAGCTACTAAACCACCGAAGGGCCACCTTGTGCCCCCGCTGTGAGTACCGCTCCCCTCTCTCACTCCCTTGCTTCTCCCCCAGGCCATAGCTCGCTCTCCGCGTCCTCTCCACCGTTACCGAACCACCGCGACCGAACTCACCGGAGCTCGTGCTCCCCGTCGTATGGCCGCCTATGGAAGCCCTGGTCGTGCCCTAGCGCCGCCCGTCTCTGTCCCCGCTTCGCTGTGCCGCTTGCCTAGTGCTACGCCGCACGCGCCCACACTCCCTGCGCCGCCGTCACTGTGCTTGCCGCCTGCCCCGCGCGTGCTCGCCCCGCTGCTACCTCCTGCCGCACTCGACGTCGCCTCCTCTGCCGCCCACCGCGGCCCCTCCAGCCTTCGGCCGCCGTAGGCCCCGCCACGTCGGGCCATGCTCACCGACGGCGTGCCTTGGCCGCGGCCACGCCTCGGGCGTGTGCGCGCGAGCCCTGGCGGGTCCGTCCCGCCCCGCCTCCCTCCCACGGCCCGCGCCCGCTTCGCCCCTCCGCTGCTCCTGCCGTGCCCCGTGACTAGCCGGCGCCCTACTGCTGCACTTGCTCCGCCGCGACCGCGCCCGTCCCTCGCATCGCCGACGCGACGCCGCCACCAGCCACCACTGCCGCCGGGTGCCCCGCTGCTGTACGGCGCCCCCGCGAGCTCCCCCCGTCCCGCACCTACGCGGCCACCCCCGTACCCGCTCGGCGCCGGCCACCTCCCCACCACACCGCCGCGCTGTTCCGGCCGGCGCTCGCGCCCGCCCCCTCCCCCGTCGCCTGGGCAGGCTACGGCCTCTAGCACAGGCGCCACACCCGTGCGCCCTTTAGCCCACGCCCGCTATTGGCCATGGGCCACTGACCTATGGCCCCCACGTCCCATTTACTAAAATAAAAAATGATttagaaaaataataataaatataattaattaattaggtttaattaaactaattaaagtTAATTAGCCTAATAGCCTAATTAGACTAAATTAACTAGTTAGTTAACGAAACAACCTATGACAGGgggccccaccccctgttgaccagtcaaatgttgactggtcaactgggaccccctggcccatctgtcagcctctggtacacttctgtgtacgcGGAGCTGGGTACACGTAGCAATTTATTATTTAAATTCGAATTAGTAATTTCATAAtattgtttaaatctttgaaaaatcatataaaataatccgtaactcagatgaaaaagttttatacatgtaagttgctcagaacgacgagacgaatccggatacgcggtccgtttgtctgccacacgtccctagcatatcGAACATGCAAACTTTCCCGTCCGGTTCTTTTGTCTGACAGACGTCCGGGActgggaaaactttcccggatgtttcccccttcgccagtaaCGCCTAGCACTGCGTTAGGACACCTCTAGCCCCGCTTGTAATCATGTTGTGCATATATTTGcgtgtatttactgtttcttccccctcttctcttcgctagatcccgagaccgctgctgatgcccctgtgatcgactacgtcgacgacgaccccttcttccctttcagcggagcttccaggcaggcccccctttgatcatcccgatatcgcccattccattctctcatgcttgcattagattttgctactgttattgattgctcctattctgatgcatagcctgcttttgtaacctgcttattggtacctacctgcttatcctaaactgcttagtataggttgtttagtgatccatcagtgacccccaccttgtccttgttgcccctgcttcatcatcgacgactcgatcaacgtgatcggtgaccagagcccgacacctcacatcacatcacgccccttttgttgctcgactctgcagagctactattgagtgccgagggtgatccctcataacgcactcctgatgataattctgtagtgtagctattcggtcgtggtcatcgagggtgatttcctctttcaccattcccgatacagctctgtcgtgcaacacctcaagtgtgaacctcgagggtggtccctcttacgttcaccttgatgattacattgagtggaatccaccgggggtgattcctcgggttttcttccttgatgttttggacacacggttaccttgatttacttgagacattggtgaaagtcaggcgggcccggagagcacccgagGAGTTGTTACGgtggcggctggctgtttagcggtatcacccgggagggggtgatagctccggacttgtcccgacagccgtcacttcttttaataatgcactaacagttttgggtatttgttctgagttggcctctggcctttacgcactaaccaccacgcgaggatagttatgggcctcgacgtcgcagtatcagccgaagctttgtcagacgtccagttcagcatcgtggcacggtcggatcgtgctggccatccgaggcggtgctggtatccaccctgcacacaacgacccggagtgctgcgggcgatgggcccaagaccccgaagtgcttaggatgtagaccggcggggacctctctgctgagcctaggtagggctacgacgtgttgatcttccgaggccgggcattgaccccagaaaggtgtgtccggccagagtgatcaagcgtgttggaaaatgtggtgcacccctgcagggaagatatatattcgaataccgtgtcctcggtaatggacgttcagacttgtatcctgatcttatacaactagaaatggatacctGATActtgtgatggatatgtggctccgagattgctttctcgcagggagtcgaggaaggatctctgggcattaattctacaacatgcttgttaattataaactgctattctttactctcctacatgctgcaagatgcttggagctgcttgaagatgctagtcttcgataggctaggccttcccccctattctggcattctgcagttcagtccacagatacaacccttccatttgatacccatgcatatttagtatagatctgatgcttgcgagtactttggatgagtactcacggttgctttgctcccccttccccctttccttctcctttccggttgatgcaaccagatggtggatcccaggagccagatgccaccgccaaCGGATTCTGCTACATGGAGaccgccgatgaccaggagtagttaggaggtcccaggcaggaggccttacctcttcgatcgtgttgcttttgtgctagccttcttaaggcatccttgtttaacttatgtctgtactcagatattgttgcttctgctgactcttgtgtatcgagcttgtattcgagccctcgaggcccctggcttgtaatataaagcttctattattttgatttgtgtctagagttgtgttgtgatatcttcccgtgagtccctgatcttgatcgtacacatttgcgtgtatgattagtgtacggtcgaattggGGGCGTCACTCACTTCCTCTGATGTATAAAGATTTTTATAAAAATCAGTTACCATCTCCTTGAGTTCAGCCGGATCCTCCACACTAATCCCCAAAGAATTCATCAGAGCTTTTATCATGTTCTTCTTGCGTCTCATGCTTGCTCTTAAATGAAAGAAATTCGTATTTTTGTCTCCGGCCGTCAACCATTCTATCCGTGATCTTTGTCTCCACAAGAGTTCCTCCCTATGGTAAAGCTCGACCAGCCCCTCATTGATTTTCCTCTCAGCGTGATTAGGACCCACTCGGGCTGGATCATTACGCATCTCCTCTAGTTTCTTTTTCAGGGTCGAAGGCGAAGCTGGGCCCAGGCCCAGGGCGTCCAAATTTTACCAGGCTATTATATAGTAGTGTTTCTACAGGCCCAGGGTGCAGCCTAATCAAACGAAGGAGGCCCAAAGCCTGCTGGCTGGCTCACCTGAAGCTCACGAAGCCACGAATGCACGCCccttcctcaaaaaaaaaaaaaaaacgaaTGCACGCCCGAAATCTAATTGAGAAGTGTGGATGGGCCGCCTCCATGTCGCCCGGTCAGATCTGCCGTCGCCCGCGGGCGCCGGCCTTTCCGATACGCGCGAGGCCGGGGAACCCCATACCTGAAGTCCAAGTCCAGTCCAGGCGAGTGTGCTCGCTTGTCTCGACGGTCGCCGTCCTAGATCTGAACCCGTCAGGCGGCGACCCTTCCTCCTCCTTGCCGCCCTCGCCCTGGTCCACTCCGGCGGCCCCTTCGCCCTCTTTAAACCCCAGCACCTCAATCACGTCTTCACTCCACCGCCCGCGAAATCCAGGCCCTAGCGCGACTTCGCCATGGCCGCAGCACTCCTCCTCCTGGTGCCGCCCGTCGGCCTCCTCGCCGCGCTCGCCTTCCTGACCCGTCCCCGGGCCGCGCGAATCCCGCTCAAGGGCCGCCACGTCTTCATCACCGGCGGGTCCAGCGGCATCGGGCTCGCCCTCGCCACGGCCGCCGCGCGGGAGGGCGCGCGGGTCTCCATCCTCGCGCGCAACGCCGCCCGCCTCGACGACGCGCGCGCCGCCATCAGGCTTGCCACGGGACAGGACGTCGGGGTCCACCAGGCCGACGTGCGGGATGCCGCCGCCGTGGCACGCGCACTTGACGAGGCCGGGCCTGTCGACGTGCTCGTCTGCAACCACGGCGTGTTCGTGCCGCAGGAGCTGGAGAAGCAGGACATGGAGGAGGTCAAGTGGATGGTGGACATCAACCTCATGGGGACCTTCCACCTCATCAAGGCCGCGCTCCCTGCCATGAAGGCACGCACCCGCGAGACCAGTCTCCCGGCGTCCATTGCCATCATGTCATCGCAGGCTGGTCAGGTATACAGTATATATGGTTCTTTCGCTGCTTTGCCAACAATGCAGCTAAAGTGTTTGATGTAATGTCTCATGATGGGAGATAAAGCTCACTTGATATCTTTGCTGTAGGTTGGTGTTTATGGGTATACTGCTTACTCCGCGAGCAAGTTCGCACTAACTGGACTTGCAGAGTCGCTGCAGCATGAGGTTGTTTCGGACGACATTCATGTGTCGCTGATCTTCCCTCCTGACACAGAGACACCGGGTCTTGTCGAGGGTATGTATTGATAATCTATGTTATAACTTTGAAGTGATTGCTGAATTATCTAACTAACTTATGCGGCAATCTTCTTTCCCGTTGAATTTCTCACATGATACAAAAATTATTAGATGATTTACATCTCTGAAGATTGTGACACGGAAAACTATTGAGTAATTGGTGTAGTTGAGACGCTTTTTAGATCCTCAAAATTTCAAGCTTATGTACTGATGAAAATGTAATGCAAACAGTTTACTTAAAGGATCATAAGACCAGTACAACCAAAACCATTTGATTAGTTATGCCTACCAGTAAATTTGCATTGACTAAGTGATGAACTGATCTTACTAGTATGCGTGCACGCGTAATGCGCTTCTTTACGTTGCGAAGTGATTTCGGTGAAAACAAGTCATGAAAATGCCTGGAGAAATGATTCAAGACAAATGACCATTGTGCATGTATTGAAGCATAAAGAAAATACTCGGAATTAGCATAAGAAAGCTTGTACCGTTCTTAGGACAGTAACTATCACATGAATATGTAATTTGCACAAAAATTAGGGTACCCATGGCGGAAAATATATAAATGAACCAGGGTACATATGAACTCGCCTTGGAAACACATTTCTAAATCCTCAAAATAAATATTAAAAAAGCTGCCCGTGTACATCTCCATGTTCTATCTGTCACAGAAACTTCCACGGAAAAACAAATTTTTTTGCatgtgcaaaaaagacaaaacgACATGTCGTAAAATGCTACTACTTAGAAGCACTGGAATTTGTCTTTTATGCGGAGGCAAAAAAAAAGACATTTTTTCGTAAAACTTTGTATCGCGCATATATATTGcgaagatgtatgcgtcaaattTTATTTGGTATTTTTTCACATTTTAACACACGTTCAAAATGCATTTTTAAAAAACAGGTTCATATGTATGTACGTACCTAGGTTCAGGTAGTGCCTCCTCTACCTATGGCTATGTTTTACTGTAGCATTCACTACAACTTTCCACCCAGAATTGCACGTGAGACAGGTTCATTGTGCGCTATGCACTGGTTTGATTAGTTTACCTTTTCTTATTCTTATTTTTCACCTCCTGTCAGACATAGGCTGCGTTCGGTTGACAGGGAATTGAAAGGGGTTTGACAGGGATTGAAGTGGATTGATTCCCCTGTAAGTCAAATCCCCCCCCAAATCCCCTCCAAACCCCTCCAGGCAGGGTGTAACCGAACAAAGCCTTAGTGGTACAGATCCCACTTGTGTCTCCAACCACACGTGCCACGTAGCTCTGCGGGCATCTTTAGTAAAACAATTTGCATTGCTCCAGGCGACATGGTGTGACCCTGTTTCGCTCCAAAGAACTGACATGCAATGTGGTCGCTACTCGGTGCTAACACACACTCCTAGATGCTTCTAGAGTGACACAGATAACACTGATGCTACTGTAGCAGCGAATCCCTGCATTATAAGCCGTCGGATGGAGCTCAATGAACGGCCAGGAATGCATTTTGATGCATGAAATCAAACTTTCAAAACTGGTACACTATATAGTAGTATAGATATGTAGGAAAACTGGCAATGTAGATATAATTTCACTGCTAGTTAAATAGCCTTATTTGATTCTTGTAAGCTGCACTGTCCTGACGGAAGAACAAAAA
The sequence above is a segment of the Aegilops tauschii subsp. strangulata cultivar AL8/78 chromosome 6, Aet v6.0, whole genome shotgun sequence genome. Coding sequences within it:
- the LOC109744851 gene encoding 3-dehydrosphinganine reductase TSC10B encodes the protein MAAALLLLVPPVGLLAALAFLTRPRAARIPLKGRHVFITGGSSGIGLALATAAAREGARVSILARNAARLDDARAAIRLATGQDVGVHQADVRDAAAVARALDEAGPVDVLVCNHGVFVPQELEKQDMEEVKWMVDINLMGTFHLIKAALPAMKARTRETSLPASIAIMSSQAGQVGVYGYTAYSASKFALTGLAESLQHEVVSDDIHVSLIFPPDTETPGLVEEKKKRPELTTIIADSSGGMKADDVAMKALNGIKSGRFIVPCNFEGAMLAIATSGLTPQSSPLIAFVEVIGAGLMRFVALCFQWNWFSTIENWYAKNKKHG